One Papaver somniferum cultivar HN1 chromosome 10, ASM357369v1, whole genome shotgun sequence genomic window carries:
- the LOC113317985 gene encoding ADP-ribosylation factor-like, translating into MGLSFTKLFSRLFAKREMRILMVGLDAAGKTTILYKLKLGEIVTTIPTIGFNVETVEYKNISFTVWDVGGQDKIRPLWRHYFQNTQGLIFVVDSNDRDRVVEARDELHRMLNEDELRDAVLLVFANKQDLPNAMNAAEITDKLGLHSLRQRHWYIQSTCATSGEGLYEGLDWLSNNIANKA; encoded by the exons ATGGGGTTATCATTCACTAAGCTTTTTAGTCGGCTATTTGCTAAGAGAGAGATGCGTATTTTGATGGTTGGTCTGGACGCTGCTGGTAAGACTACCATTTTGTACAAGCTCAAGCTTGGAGAGATTGTAACCACAATTCCTACCATTG GGTTTAATGTCGAGACTGTTGAATACAAGAACATCAGCTTCACTGTCTGGGATGTTGGGGGTCAAGACAAG ATCCGTCCACTGTGGAGGCACTACTTCCAAAACACCCAAGGTCTTATCTTTGTTGTTGATAGCAATGACAGAGATCGTGTTGTTGAGGCAAGGGATGAATTGCATAGGATGTTAAATGAG GACGAGTTACGCGATGCTGTGTTGCTTGTTTTTGCTAACAAACAAGATCTTCCCAATGCAATGAATGCTGCTGAAATCACTGATAAGCTTGGCCTCCACTCCCTTCGCCAACGCCATTG GTACATCCAGAGTACATGCGCAACTTCTGGGGAGGGActttacgagggtttagattgGCTATCCAACAACATTGCCAACAAG GCTTAA